The Myxococcaceae bacterium JPH2 genome has a window encoding:
- a CDS encoding efflux RND transporter permease subunit: protein MFEKLVEFSLKNRAAVVFLALLAAIWGWISFRDLTVEAFPDPTDTQVNVITLYPGQPSEEVERQIGLPLERALNGTPGLGRLRNLSLFGLSFVTLTFNDGVDALFARQQVLERLRDAELPEGITPELGPLATPIGEIYRYTLKGAKGDPMKLRTLQDWVVQPGLLRVDGVADVVSYGGLLKEIHVQPNPARLATFGLTLEDLENALKEGSANASGGTLERGAEQFVVRSEGLFHNLEDIRDVRVATHDGTPIFIKDVAEVVEGWAPRQGVVSREDANDVVEGIVLMRRGENPSVVLARVRSAIEALNTRLTPDDVRIDPFYDRTDLVNTTLHTVGHNLLEGAILVTLVLFVFLLDLRAALVVGVLIPLSLLASFIYLKLRGMSANLLSMGAVDFGVIVDGGVVIIESILSRLSDPKREAETPMERILLATKAVVRPTVFSLLIIIAAYLPIFMLQRVEGRIFAPMANTVVAALVGALVFSVTLIPVLASFVYRKPVHHKESPVLRAADRAYGPALRWSLKHPAWVLAVATAGLLVAGWMLPRMGSEFLPQLNEGGLYLTFTLPSNVSLSEGRKLVPRLTQLIRRAPQVDAVLSQLGRPEDGTDATLTNNLEFFVKLKPPDQWPKRTPTLADVITEMQNNVAEVPGLEVNFSQPISDNVNESISGQFGQVAVKLYGDDLKVLQDQAEKVKNTIARVDGVADLGIVKSGEVPDIKVTPDRVALARYGMSLGDFQHVFQTAVGGRPVSEFWEGERRFDVVMRLPLSSRDDIEKIAHLRVPVEGGVTVPLNGLARVETGFGRASINRENGRRYIGIRMNVRGRDLGSFVTEARALVARDAPTPAGTSIEWGGEFENKERAMNRLLSVVPVALILTLILLFKAFNSFGRAVVTLMNVPFALMGGVFGLYIAGMPVSVAAAVGFIALIGQAALNGVLVMSAIAERREAGEALDDAILHGSRERLRPVLMTAALAALGLVPACLSQGIGSETQKPLAVVIVSGTISACVLTLVLLPVMFRLFARFTEQLADRMPAKLLRAVPGTENLRKAG from the coding sequence ATGTTCGAGAAACTCGTCGAATTCAGTCTCAAGAATCGCGCGGCGGTGGTGTTCCTCGCCCTGCTCGCCGCCATCTGGGGATGGATCTCCTTCCGCGACCTCACGGTGGAGGCGTTCCCGGATCCCACCGACACGCAGGTCAACGTCATCACGCTCTACCCGGGCCAGCCCTCCGAGGAGGTCGAGCGTCAGATTGGCCTGCCCTTGGAGCGCGCGCTCAACGGCACCCCGGGCCTGGGGCGCCTGCGCAACCTCTCCCTCTTCGGCCTGTCCTTCGTCACGCTCACGTTCAACGACGGCGTGGACGCGCTCTTCGCGCGCCAGCAGGTGTTGGAGCGACTGCGCGACGCGGAGCTGCCCGAGGGAATCACTCCGGAGCTGGGCCCCCTGGCCACGCCCATCGGAGAGATTTATCGGTACACGCTCAAGGGCGCCAAGGGCGACCCCATGAAGCTGCGCACCCTGCAGGACTGGGTGGTGCAGCCGGGCCTCTTGCGCGTGGATGGCGTGGCGGACGTGGTGAGCTACGGCGGTCTCCTGAAGGAGATCCACGTGCAGCCCAACCCGGCGCGGCTCGCCACGTTCGGCCTGACGCTGGAGGACCTGGAGAACGCACTGAAGGAGGGCTCGGCCAACGCCAGCGGCGGCACGCTGGAGCGAGGCGCGGAGCAGTTCGTCGTGCGCAGCGAGGGCCTCTTCCACAACCTGGAGGACATCCGCGACGTGCGCGTCGCCACGCATGACGGCACGCCCATCTTCATCAAGGACGTGGCCGAGGTGGTGGAGGGATGGGCCCCGCGCCAGGGCGTGGTGAGCCGCGAGGACGCCAACGACGTGGTGGAGGGCATCGTGCTCATGCGCCGCGGAGAGAATCCCTCCGTGGTGCTCGCCCGCGTGCGCTCGGCCATCGAGGCGCTCAACACCCGCCTCACCCCCGACGACGTGCGCATCGATCCGTTCTACGACCGCACGGACCTCGTGAACACCACGCTCCACACAGTGGGCCACAACCTGCTGGAGGGCGCCATCCTGGTGACGCTGGTGCTCTTCGTCTTCCTGTTGGATTTGCGCGCGGCGCTGGTGGTGGGCGTGCTCATCCCGCTGTCGCTGCTCGCGTCGTTCATCTACCTGAAGCTGCGCGGCATGTCCGCCAACCTGCTGTCCATGGGCGCGGTGGACTTCGGCGTCATCGTGGACGGTGGCGTGGTCATCATCGAGAGCATCCTCTCGCGCCTGTCGGATCCGAAGCGCGAGGCGGAGACCCCCATGGAGCGCATCTTGCTGGCCACCAAGGCCGTGGTGCGTCCCACGGTGTTCTCGCTGCTCATCATCATCGCGGCCTACCTGCCCATCTTCATGCTCCAGCGGGTGGAGGGCCGCATCTTCGCCCCCATGGCGAACACGGTGGTGGCCGCGCTGGTGGGCGCCCTGGTGTTCTCCGTCACGCTCATCCCGGTGCTCGCCTCGTTCGTGTACCGCAAGCCCGTGCACCACAAGGAGTCGCCGGTGTTGCGCGCGGCGGACCGGGCCTATGGTCCCGCGCTGCGCTGGAGCCTCAAGCACCCCGCGTGGGTGTTGGCGGTGGCCACCGCGGGCCTGCTCGTGGCGGGCTGGATGTTGCCGCGCATGGGCAGCGAGTTCCTCCCGCAACTCAACGAGGGCGGCCTGTACCTCACCTTCACCCTGCCCTCCAACGTGTCGCTCTCCGAGGGGCGCAAGCTGGTGCCGCGCCTGACGCAGCTCATCCGCCGCGCGCCCCAGGTGGACGCGGTGCTCAGCCAGCTCGGTCGTCCCGAGGACGGCACGGACGCCACGCTGACGAACAACCTGGAGTTCTTCGTGAAGCTCAAGCCACCCGACCAGTGGCCCAAGCGCACGCCCACCCTGGCGGACGTCATCACGGAGATGCAGAACAACGTCGCGGAGGTGCCGGGCCTGGAGGTGAACTTCAGCCAGCCCATCAGCGACAACGTCAACGAGAGCATCAGCGGACAGTTCGGCCAGGTGGCCGTGAAGCTGTACGGCGACGACCTGAAGGTGCTGCAGGACCAGGCGGAGAAGGTGAAGAACACCATCGCCCGCGTGGACGGCGTGGCGGACCTGGGCATCGTGAAGAGCGGCGAGGTGCCGGACATCAAGGTCACCCCGGACCGCGTGGCCCTCGCGCGCTACGGCATGTCGCTGGGTGACTTCCAGCACGTCTTCCAGACGGCGGTGGGAGGTCGTCCGGTGAGCGAGTTCTGGGAGGGCGAGCGCCGCTTCGACGTGGTGATGCGCCTGCCCCTGTCCTCGCGTGACGACATCGAGAAGATCGCCCACCTGCGAGTGCCGGTGGAGGGTGGCGTCACGGTGCCGCTCAACGGGCTCGCCCGAGTGGAGACGGGCTTCGGCCGAGCCTCCATCAACCGCGAGAACGGCCGGCGCTACATCGGCATCCGAATGAACGTGCGAGGGCGAGACCTGGGCTCGTTCGTCACCGAGGCCCGAGCGCTGGTGGCCCGCGATGCGCCCACGCCAGCGGGGACCAGCATCGAGTGGGGCGGCGAGTTCGAGAACAAGGAGCGCGCGATGAACCGGCTGCTGTCGGTGGTACCGGTGGCGCTCATCCTCACGCTCATCCTGCTCTTCAAGGCGTTCAACTCGTTCGGTCGCGCGGTCGTCACGCTGATGAACGTGCCCTTCGCGCTGATGGGCGGGGTGTTCGGCCTCTACATCGCGGGCATGCCCGTGAGCGTGGCGGCGGCGGTGGGCTTCATCGCGCTCATCGGACAAGCGGCGCTCAACGGAGTGCTCGTGATGAGCGCCATCGCGGAGCGGCGCGAAGCAGGCGAGGCCCTGGATGACGCCATCCTCCACGGCAGCCGCGAGCGCCTGCGCCCGGTGCTGATGACCGCGGCGCTGGCGGCGCTGGGTCTGGTGCCCGCGTGCTTGAGCCAGGGCATCGGCTCGGAGACGCAGAAGCCGCTGGCGGTGGTCATCGTCTCGGGGACCATCTCCGCGTGCGTGCTCACGCTGGTGCTGTTGCCCGTGATGTTCCGCCTGTTCGCGCGCTTCACGGAACAGCTCGCGGATCGCATGCCGGCGAAGCTGCTGCGAGCAGTGCCCGGCACGGAGAACCTCCGCAAGGCGGGCTGA
- the wecB gene encoding UDP-N-acetylglucosamine 2-epimerase (non-hydrolyzing), producing MRKVIHIVGARPNFMKVAPIYKAIRARGVLEQRLVHTGQHYDVKMSDVFFSDLGLPAPEVHLGIGSGSHAEQTARMMVEMEKVFLHEKPDLVSVVGDVNSTLAAALVTSKLAIPLAHVEAGLRSRERYQPEEVNRVVTDRLSEFLLTPSRDADANLLEEGVPSSRIHFVGNVMIDSLLSSKEKAEQLSTLRDLGLSPRQYAVATLHRPVNVDDPKLLVGLIGSLRDVARRLPLVFPVHPRTRKMLTEQGLLAELERAPGMKLVEPMGYLEFLALTSQARVILTDSGGLQEEATALSVPCLTLREQTERPITVEVGTNEVVGTDPARIRDAVDRILAGQGKQGRVPELWDGRTGERIADLYARSVGAQGPARASA from the coding sequence ATGAGGAAGGTCATCCATATCGTTGGCGCGCGCCCCAACTTCATGAAGGTGGCGCCCATCTACAAGGCCATCCGCGCGCGTGGCGTGCTCGAGCAGCGGCTGGTTCACACGGGTCAGCACTACGACGTCAAGATGAGCGACGTCTTCTTCTCGGACCTCGGCCTTCCCGCGCCCGAGGTTCACCTGGGCATCGGCTCGGGCAGCCACGCGGAGCAGACCGCGCGGATGATGGTCGAGATGGAGAAGGTCTTCCTTCACGAGAAGCCGGACCTCGTCTCGGTCGTGGGGGACGTCAACAGCACGCTCGCTGCCGCGCTGGTTACTTCCAAGCTGGCCATTCCGCTCGCGCATGTGGAAGCGGGGCTGCGCAGCCGCGAGCGCTACCAGCCCGAGGAGGTCAACCGCGTCGTCACGGACCGGTTGTCGGAGTTCCTGCTCACGCCCTCGCGCGACGCGGACGCCAATCTCCTGGAAGAGGGCGTGCCTTCGTCGCGCATCCACTTCGTGGGCAACGTGATGATCGACTCGCTGCTCTCCTCGAAGGAGAAGGCCGAGCAGCTCTCTACTCTGCGCGACCTGGGCTTGAGCCCGCGCCAGTACGCGGTGGCCACGCTGCACCGGCCCGTGAACGTGGATGATCCGAAGCTGCTCGTGGGGTTGATTGGCTCGCTGCGCGATGTGGCTCGGCGTCTGCCCCTGGTGTTCCCTGTCCATCCACGCACTCGGAAGATGCTCACCGAGCAGGGCTTGCTGGCGGAGCTGGAGCGCGCTCCCGGCATGAAGCTGGTGGAGCCCATGGGCTACCTGGAGTTCCTTGCCCTGACGTCGCAGGCTCGCGTCATCCTCACTGACTCCGGTGGACTCCAGGAGGAGGCCACCGCGCTGAGCGTGCCGTGCCTCACGCTTCGTGAGCAGACCGAGCGCCCCATCACCGTGGAGGTGGGCACCAACGAGGTGGTGGGCACGGACCCCGCTCGCATCCGCGATGCCGTGGACCGCATCCTCGCGGGCCAGGGCAAGCAGGGGCGCGTGCCGGAACTGTGGGATGGGCGTACGGGCGAACGCATCGCGGACCTGTATGCGCGCTCGGTTGGCGCGCAGGGGCCCGCTCGCGCGAGCGCGTGA
- a CDS encoding sigma-54-dependent Fis family transcriptional regulator, with protein MSIPALFVDDDRAFSTIASVALQREGFALTLARSLHEARASLAQATPALVVLDRRLPDGDGLSFLGELKAQAPGAAVVMVTAHGDIASAVDAVRAGAADYVTKPVELSDLVLRARRAVDTGRLKDRLEAAEAELSGRRRLVPPASAAMQRVFSMLERIAASPRSPVLLLGETGVGKEQLARHLHALSSRDGGAPFIHINCAALPEQTVESELFGHEKGAFTDARAARRGLVEVAHGGTLFLDEVGELPLALQAKLLTFLDSGRFRRLGGTTEQTSSARIVAATNRDLPSQLRTGTFREDLWFRLGVFRIDVPPLRERREDIPSLAEGLLTELSRELGRRDMTLGTRARARLAQYAFPGNVRELRNILERALVLEPGPELELEVLGGGPAALAPPPTEASPTDAFRVEQPLPMEDLERAYVRWVLEKLGGRRMEAAKALGLSYPTFLKRLE; from the coding sequence ATGAGCATCCCCGCCCTCTTCGTGGACGATGACCGCGCCTTCTCCACCATCGCCTCGGTGGCGCTCCAGCGCGAAGGCTTCGCGCTGACGCTGGCCCGCTCGCTCCACGAAGCACGCGCTTCGCTCGCGCAGGCCACGCCCGCGCTGGTGGTGCTCGACCGACGCCTTCCGGATGGAGATGGGCTGTCGTTCCTGGGTGAGCTGAAGGCGCAGGCACCGGGCGCCGCGGTGGTGATGGTGACGGCGCACGGGGACATCGCCAGCGCGGTGGACGCGGTGCGCGCAGGCGCGGCGGACTACGTCACCAAGCCCGTGGAGCTGTCGGACCTGGTGCTGCGCGCGCGCCGCGCGGTGGACACGGGGCGCTTGAAGGACCGGCTGGAGGCCGCGGAGGCCGAGCTGTCCGGCCGCCGACGTCTCGTGCCGCCCGCCTCGGCCGCCATGCAGCGCGTGTTCTCCATGCTGGAGCGCATCGCCGCTTCGCCCCGCAGCCCCGTGCTGCTCCTGGGCGAGACGGGCGTGGGCAAGGAGCAGCTCGCGCGCCACCTGCACGCCCTGTCGTCGCGCGACGGCGGCGCCCCCTTCATCCACATCAACTGCGCGGCGCTGCCCGAGCAGACCGTGGAGAGCGAGCTGTTCGGCCACGAGAAGGGCGCCTTCACCGACGCGCGCGCCGCCCGCCGAGGACTCGTGGAGGTGGCCCACGGGGGCACGCTGTTCCTCGACGAGGTCGGCGAGCTGCCGCTCGCGCTCCAGGCCAAGCTGCTCACCTTCCTGGACTCGGGCCGCTTCCGTCGCCTGGGTGGCACCACCGAGCAGACCAGCTCCGCGCGCATCGTCGCCGCCACCAACCGCGACCTGCCCTCTCAGCTTCGCACGGGCACGTTCCGCGAGGACCTCTGGTTCCGGCTCGGCGTCTTCCGCATCGACGTGCCTCCGCTGCGCGAGCGCCGCGAAGACATCCCGTCCCTGGCCGAGGGCCTGCTCACCGAGCTGAGCCGCGAGCTGGGACGCCGCGACATGACGCTGGGCACCCGCGCGCGCGCCCGCCTCGCGCAGTACGCCTTCCCGGGCAACGTGCGCGAGCTGCGCAACATCCTGGAGCGCGCCCTCGTGTTGGAGCCCGGCCCCGAGCTGGAGCTGGAGGTGCTCGGCGGAGGCCCCGCGGCGCTCGCCCCTCCCCCGACGGAGGCCAGCCCCACCGACGCGTTCCGCGTGGAGCAGCCCCTCCCCATGGAGGACCTGGAGCGCGCCTACGTGCGCTGGGTGCTGGAGAAGCTGGGGGGCCGGCGCATGGAGGCAGCCAAGGCGCTGGGCCTCTCGTACCCCACGTTCCTCAAGCGGCTGGAGTGA
- a CDS encoding TolC family protein yields MRRPLPFLAALLALVGPAAGARAESPPSTSTPSAGAALSLAALPDEDHLAALLWEQSAEFAAVRARIAATRADLIRAHVLPNPTLDVSMNTIPIGATNPPGLHRWTEVPNYAFGLSELVELGKRGPRQDSARAALAASALDAQATLRARTYDVMDKAADVAATEVRLAQLQELADDAAKLTELQRVRQRHGDAAGLDVDRSVLEEESLQTSLGEERSHLADALLACAQTAGMPCQPFGGRNAAAAFLEARLARAPSPADIESRPDLRSLSAQEDSARAALTLARRHWVPDPTVRAGYVRDQFLVSGNQQNSLFVGLSIPLPFFDHGQADAHVASAAMEAARVSREKLAAQSARDASSLANQLAALRERRERLRNQTLPMAAGVVQRLDAAVRAGGAALQDLLLARRTYGELLLHAADLDQGAFHLSTGLDRAHSAGPRAPESLAEPRS; encoded by the coding sequence GTGCGCCGTCCCTTGCCGTTCCTCGCCGCCCTCCTCGCCCTCGTCGGCCCCGCTGCTGGGGCGCGCGCGGAGTCGCCGCCTTCCACCTCCACGCCTTCCGCCGGAGCGGCGCTGTCGCTCGCGGCCCTGCCGGACGAGGACCACCTCGCCGCGCTCCTCTGGGAGCAATCGGCCGAGTTCGCCGCCGTCCGCGCGCGCATCGCCGCGACCCGCGCCGACCTCATCCGAGCCCACGTCCTGCCCAACCCGACGCTGGACGTGTCCATGAACACGATTCCCATCGGGGCCACCAACCCACCGGGGCTGCACCGCTGGACGGAGGTGCCCAACTACGCCTTCGGTCTCTCGGAGCTGGTGGAGCTGGGCAAGCGCGGCCCTCGCCAGGACTCGGCGCGCGCGGCGCTCGCGGCCTCCGCGCTGGATGCCCAGGCCACGCTGCGCGCGCGCACGTATGACGTGATGGACAAGGCCGCGGACGTGGCCGCCACCGAGGTGCGCCTCGCGCAGCTTCAGGAACTCGCCGACGACGCGGCGAAGCTGACCGAGCTGCAGCGCGTGCGGCAGCGCCACGGCGACGCGGCGGGCCTGGACGTGGACCGCTCGGTGTTGGAGGAAGAGAGCCTCCAGACCTCGCTGGGCGAGGAGCGCTCCCATCTGGCCGACGCGCTGCTCGCGTGCGCGCAGACCGCGGGCATGCCCTGCCAGCCCTTCGGAGGACGCAACGCGGCGGCGGCCTTCTTGGAGGCACGACTCGCCCGCGCGCCCTCGCCCGCGGACATCGAGTCGCGGCCTGACCTGCGCTCGCTGTCGGCGCAGGAGGACTCGGCGCGCGCGGCGCTGACGCTGGCCCGTCGTCACTGGGTGCCGGACCCCACGGTGCGCGCGGGCTACGTGCGCGACCAGTTCCTCGTCTCCGGCAACCAGCAGAACTCGCTGTTCGTCGGCCTCTCCATCCCGCTGCCCTTCTTCGACCACGGCCAGGCGGACGCGCACGTGGCCAGCGCTGCCATGGAAGCGGCGCGCGTGTCGCGCGAGAAGCTGGCGGCCCAGTCCGCGCGAGACGCCTCCTCTTTGGCGAACCAGCTCGCCGCGCTGCGCGAGCGCCGGGAGCGGCTGCGCAACCAGACGCTGCCCATGGCGGCGGGCGTGGTGCAGCGGTTGGACGCGGCGGTGCGCGCGGGCGGCGCGGCGCTGCAGGACCTGCTGCTCGCCCGACGCACCTACGGCGAGCTGCTGCTGCACGCCGCCGACCTCGACCAAGGCGCCTTCCACCTGAGCACCGGCCTGGACCGCGCGCACTCCGCGGGCCCGCGCGCGCCCGAGTCCCTCGCCGAGCCTCGCTCCTGA
- a CDS encoding RluA family pseudouridine synthase: MTAKEPTAESSEETAPEKGAVALSVDVAGSSAEEPPEGFADILYVVEPNYAGWRLERYLREKLRRASRERVLGIIQRGVFCDEGRLKPSTPVYPGLAFRLRRPASEEPETPTEVAVVFQDDWLLVLDKPAGLPIHPTARYHKGTLVSLLRERFEERAAEPAHRLDRETSGLVVCGRTTESCRVLGRLFLSRDVHKEYLAVCEGHPREDSFVVDAPIAEGTDLIRIAVRIDPVEGKESRTRFEVLQRFTRDGAPFALLRCYPETGRQHQIRIHLREAGHPLVGDKMYGPDPGYFDRFSKRCLEPEAWARLRLPRHALHAARISFAHPGTRTPMTFEAPLPADLEDFIAGRPLPEAPKSGA, translated from the coding sequence ATGACCGCGAAGGAGCCCACCGCCGAGTCCTCCGAGGAGACCGCGCCCGAGAAGGGTGCGGTAGCGCTGTCTGTGGATGTCGCGGGCTCCTCCGCCGAGGAGCCGCCCGAGGGCTTCGCCGACATCCTCTACGTCGTCGAGCCCAACTATGCGGGCTGGCGATTGGAGCGGTATCTCCGCGAGAAGCTCCGGCGTGCGTCGCGCGAGCGCGTGCTCGGCATCATCCAGCGGGGTGTGTTCTGTGACGAGGGCCGCCTCAAGCCCTCCACGCCTGTCTATCCCGGGCTCGCGTTCCGCTTGCGGCGCCCTGCCAGCGAGGAGCCCGAGACGCCCACGGAGGTGGCGGTCGTCTTTCAAGATGATTGGCTGCTCGTGCTCGACAAGCCGGCGGGGCTGCCCATCCACCCCACCGCGCGCTACCACAAGGGCACTCTCGTCTCGTTGCTGCGCGAGCGCTTCGAGGAGCGCGCCGCCGAGCCCGCGCATCGACTGGACCGGGAGACGAGTGGGCTCGTGGTGTGTGGCCGCACGACGGAGTCGTGTCGCGTGCTCGGGCGGCTGTTCCTGTCTCGCGATGTCCACAAGGAATACCTCGCGGTCTGCGAGGGCCATCCTCGTGAGGACTCCTTCGTGGTCGATGCTCCCATCGCGGAAGGCACTGACCTCATCCGCATCGCGGTGCGCATCGACCCCGTGGAGGGCAAGGAGAGCCGCACCCGCTTCGAGGTGTTGCAGCGGTTCACTCGCGATGGTGCTCCGTTCGCGCTCTTGCGCTGCTACCCGGAGACCGGTCGCCAGCACCAGATTCGCATCCACCTTCGCGAGGCAGGGCACCCGCTCGTCGGGGACAAGATGTACGGGCCGGACCCGGGCTACTTCGATCGGTTCAGCAAGCGCTGCTTGGAGCCGGAGGCGTGGGCGCGGCTTCGGCTGCCTCGGCACGCGTTGCATGCGGCGCGCATTTCCTTCGCGCACCCGGGGACGCGGACGCCCATGACGTTCGAGGCTCCGCTCCCCGCGGACCTCGAGGACTTCATCGCGGGCCGGCCTTTGCCCGAGGCCCCGAAGTCCGGGGCGTGA
- a CDS encoding sensor histidine kinase, whose translation MTASSARPEFIQAERQFVRSVLAGLVLLGLVAVAGPLLSYRSDVAEARAQFQLRVAREARVYAEALGLHLNLLQTELQRVSASVGPDLQHPGDLGTEDLLDLTSPSGGLFHAGLMLLDGDGRVRWSDPPHITEESSFAARPWFRDVLARQVPIVEAIAPGSSSFVVAVPITHGGRAAGVLAGLLDTSTALPGGRPLGEHLELLVLNAAGDLFLPGTPPRWATLPQADAELRAVIHEGIRPLALGPDLEVFAAATKVPGTGLNLVLAADETAMLAGIRNRFLVQLMVVALLQLGTLVLFSFHWRRVYGLFLDMEERAASHEKMAALGSAASLIAHEVKNSLNGLKMAAGLVSHEGEGPLVARTINGQVDRLSHLATSLLHFGKPPVTRRTEVDLSQLVRDVVSGLRALPEADEVRLDVVLPERAPLSCDPLLLATALDNLLRNAMEATVAAKDLGQLAAPEVRVVATLRENEAVVSVEDNAGGPPTTVEGRLFEPFVTSKAKGIGLGLAMTRQALEQQGGMLTFERIPGGSRFQVHLPLPLSSSEAPRT comes from the coding sequence CATCCAGGCGGAGCGACAGTTCGTCCGCTCCGTGCTCGCGGGACTCGTGCTGCTGGGGCTCGTGGCGGTCGCGGGTCCCCTGCTCAGCTACCGCAGCGACGTGGCCGAGGCGCGCGCGCAGTTCCAGCTGCGCGTCGCGCGCGAGGCCCGCGTCTACGCCGAGGCGCTCGGCCTTCACCTCAACCTGCTCCAGACGGAGCTGCAGCGCGTCTCCGCGAGCGTGGGGCCGGACCTTCAGCACCCCGGCGACCTGGGCACCGAGGACCTGCTCGACCTCACCTCCCCCTCGGGCGGCCTGTTCCACGCGGGCCTCATGCTGCTGGACGGCGACGGCCGCGTCCGCTGGAGCGACCCCCCGCACATCACCGAGGAGTCCTCCTTCGCGGCGCGCCCCTGGTTCCGAGACGTGCTCGCGCGTCAGGTGCCCATCGTCGAGGCCATCGCGCCGGGCTCGTCGTCCTTCGTCGTCGCCGTTCCCATCACCCATGGCGGTCGCGCCGCGGGCGTGCTCGCGGGCCTGCTCGACACGAGCACCGCGCTGCCGGGCGGCCGGCCGCTGGGCGAGCACCTGGAGCTGCTCGTCCTCAACGCCGCGGGCGACCTGTTCCTCCCCGGCACGCCGCCGCGCTGGGCCACGCTCCCCCAAGCGGATGCCGAGCTGCGCGCCGTCATCCACGAGGGCATCCGCCCGCTCGCGTTGGGGCCGGACCTGGAGGTCTTCGCCGCCGCGACGAAGGTGCCGGGCACGGGACTCAACCTGGTGCTCGCCGCGGACGAGACCGCGATGCTCGCGGGCATCCGCAACCGCTTCCTCGTGCAGCTCATGGTGGTGGCGCTGCTCCAGCTCGGCACGCTGGTGCTCTTCAGCTTCCACTGGCGCCGCGTGTACGGACTCTTCCTCGACATGGAGGAGCGCGCCGCGAGCCACGAGAAGATGGCCGCGCTCGGCAGCGCCGCGAGCCTCATCGCGCACGAGGTGAAGAACTCGCTCAACGGCCTGAAGATGGCCGCGGGGCTGGTGTCTCACGAGGGCGAGGGCCCGCTGGTCGCGCGCACCATCAACGGCCAGGTGGACCGGCTGTCCCATCTGGCCACCTCGCTGCTGCACTTCGGCAAGCCGCCGGTGACACGGCGCACGGAGGTGGACCTGTCGCAGCTCGTGCGCGACGTCGTCTCTGGCCTGCGCGCCTTGCCCGAAGCCGACGAAGTCCGCCTGGATGTGGTGCTGCCCGAGCGCGCGCCCCTCTCGTGTGATCCGCTGCTGCTGGCCACCGCGCTGGACAACCTCTTGCGCAACGCCATGGAGGCCACGGTGGCCGCCAAGGACCTGGGGCAGCTCGCCGCGCCCGAGGTGCGCGTGGTCGCCACGCTTCGGGAGAACGAGGCCGTGGTCAGCGTGGAGGACAACGCGGGCGGACCGCCCACCACCGTGGAGGGCCGCCTCTTCGAGCCCTTCGTCACCTCCAAGGCCAAGGGCATCGGCCTGGGGCTCGCCATGACGCGGCAGGCCCTGGAGCAGCAGGGCGGGATGCTGACCTTCGAGCGCATTCCCGGAGGCAGCCGGTTCCAGGTACACCTGCCCCTGCCCCTCTCCTCCTCCGAGGCGCCCCGGACATGA
- a CDS encoding efflux RND transporter periplasmic adaptor subunit produces the protein MSLPDSSPVPPPAPSSDQRRPVWLAIAGAGLIGTAGVLYALAPAPSSAESETANPRPAVNGETVQIPEGAPQWQYVELAVASEAPPLAPLPAPARVQFDETRTASMGAPLAGRVEEVRVRLGDRVKAGERLFSVRSGAYADLQKEMHSAEAEAAEKRRTAERLKELVSLQAAPEKDLLAAQTEQKQAELALEAARAKAASLRVSTEGDNLFWVTAPRAGTVVDLDVVASLEVTPERDKPLLRLSDLDEVLVVADLQEADTSDLRPGAAVLVGTRDGTTRPGKVDRVSEVVDPTRRTVEVRVRVPNTDRLFRPNAYVEVTPSAPDDVKRVRVPDSAVVTDGSRSVVFVARDAHRLERVAVTPGRRRGGEVELRGGLTVGERFVARGALLLENQIELAD, from the coding sequence ATGAGCCTCCCGGATTCGTCTCCTGTTCCTCCCCCCGCTCCCTCGTCCGACCAGCGCCGCCCTGTGTGGCTCGCCATCGCGGGCGCCGGCCTCATCGGCACCGCGGGCGTGCTGTACGCGCTCGCGCCCGCGCCCTCCTCGGCCGAGAGCGAGACCGCCAACCCGCGCCCCGCGGTGAACGGCGAGACCGTCCAAATCCCCGAGGGCGCACCTCAATGGCAGTACGTGGAGCTGGCCGTCGCCTCGGAGGCGCCCCCGCTGGCGCCCCTCCCCGCCCCCGCGCGCGTGCAGTTCGATGAGACCCGCACCGCCTCCATGGGCGCGCCGCTGGCAGGCCGCGTGGAGGAAGTGCGCGTGCGCCTGGGTGACCGCGTGAAGGCCGGCGAGCGCCTCTTCAGCGTGCGCTCCGGCGCCTACGCGGACCTCCAGAAGGAGATGCACAGCGCGGAGGCCGAGGCCGCCGAGAAGCGCCGCACCGCCGAGCGCCTGAAGGAACTCGTGTCCCTGCAGGCCGCGCCGGAGAAGGACCTGCTCGCCGCGCAGACCGAGCAGAAGCAGGCGGAGCTCGCCCTGGAAGCCGCGCGCGCCAAGGCCGCCAGCCTGCGCGTGTCCACCGAGGGCGACAACCTCTTCTGGGTGACGGCCCCGCGCGCGGGCACCGTGGTGGACCTGGATGTGGTGGCCAGCCTGGAGGTGACGCCGGAGCGCGACAAGCCGCTCTTGCGCCTCTCCGACCTGGACGAGGTGCTGGTGGTGGCGGACCTCCAGGAGGCGGACACGTCCGACCTGCGTCCAGGCGCGGCCGTGCTCGTCGGCACGCGAGACGGCACCACGCGGCCGGGCAAGGTGGACCGCGTCTCCGAGGTGGTGGACCCCACGCGCCGCACGGTGGAGGTCCGCGTGCGCGTGCCCAACACCGACCGCCTGTTCCGCCCCAACGCCTACGTGGAGGTGACGCCCTCGGCGCCGGACGACGTGAAGCGCGTGCGCGTGCCGGACAGCGCGGTGGTGACGGATGGCTCGCGCTCGGTCGTCTTCGTGGCGCGAGACGCCCACCGGCTGGAGCGCGTGGCGGTGACGCCCGGTCGTCGGCGCGGCGGTGAGGTGGAGCTGCGCGGCGGCCTCACGGTCGGCGAGCGCTTCGTCGCCCGAGGCGCGCTGCTCCTGGAGAACCAGATCGAACTGGCCGACTAG